The proteins below come from a single Aegilops tauschii subsp. strangulata cultivar AL8/78 chromosome 6, Aet v6.0, whole genome shotgun sequence genomic window:
- the LOC109765014 gene encoding disease resistance protein RGA5-like: MAASATTGALYPLLGKLTQLLGEEYKKLTGVRKQASFLKDELSAMKALLDKMELMDKLDSPAKNWRDDIREMSYDMENCIDDFIHDIEEGARAKKGFPGKMAQRLRRLIKRHQIANRIQEFKGLAEEANARRKKYNIDECINSSPKTVAVDRRMTAIYKEAASLVGIDGPREELVSLLMDSQMKLKVVSIVGFGGLGKTTLAKQVYDEVGEQFDYKAFFSVSQRPEVKSLLVGLQLKLGMKDSSHAYELQDIIDCLREHLKHKRYFIVVDDLWDQQAWDIISCAFPDNSTGSRVMVTTRLDDVAVKACQSDRACIYRMKPLKEQDSRKLFFDRVFGSENVCPSQLKEISVEILRKCGGLPLAIITIASLLASHEARLLNEWEIIKNSLGTKFVTKPTLEEMRGILNLSYMHLPVYLRPCFLYLGMYPEDREIERDDLVRQWIAEGFVCSSHRADLDDVAKSYFNELVNRSMIQPGRTSYGEVLSCRVHDMMLDLILSKSTEDNFISVAYNCEDMARLHSWKYKVRRLSLQSSVGGATSETLATSMTQVRSYVQFTKSQYTPPLSKFKYLRVLAFEFPSLLQTTIDLTAIGHLFLLRYLKVSGTYVVVAFPAEIQGLVHLETLVVNSERTESFPSDISCLPNLFHLVLPRRIGLPKGIKKMRSIRTLSCWEMSESSLEDIKGLSELTNLRELYLSMPLNKCLTLEQEDALVSSIRMLRDLKCLELNWMRGCGDPNSQLYSLHGPPRRLEVLHLPWLEFRRVPTWIGELCCLRMLDLKVLHLSCDEFRVLGELPSLVYVKLYVVDVSQDKVVVGMGLFPVLEHFYFECAKDVNVYLSFEAGAMPKVQTLSLNSSWGAWRGATPVGMECLPCLHKIKLMHVWPRLGVHAKLESAFKGAVSLHPRHPSVTFC; the protein is encoded by the exons ATGGCAGCCAGTGCGACGACGGGGGCGTTGTACCCGCTCCTCGGCAAGCTCACCCAGCTGCTCGGCGAGGAGTACAAAAAGCTCACGGGTGTGAGGAAGCAGGCCTCGTTCCTCAAGGACGAGCTCAGCGCCATGAAAGCTCTGCTTGACAAGATGGAGCTCATGGATAAGCTCGATTCACCGGCCAAGAACTGGAGGGACGACATCAGGGAGATGTCCTATGATATGGAGAACTGCATCGATGACTTCATTCATGACATCGAAGAAGGTGCCCGTGCAAAGAAAGGCTTCCCCGGGAAGATGGCTCAGCGCCTGAGAAGGTTGATCAAGCGTCATCAGATCGCCAACCGCATCCAGGAGTTCAAGGGTCTTGCTGAAGAAGCAAATGCTCGGCGCAAGAAGTACAACATTGATGAGTGCATCAATTCGAGTCCTAAAACTGTGGCCGTGGATCGCCGAATGACGGCGATCTACAAGGAGGCAGCAAGCCTTGTTGGTATTGACGGCCCGAGAGAAGAGCTGGTCAGTTTGCTGATGGATTCTCAGATGAAACTCAAAGTGGTTTCCATCGTAGGGTTTGGAGGTTTGGGTAAAACCACGCTTGCCAAACAAGTGTATGATGAGGTTGGAGAGCAATTTGATTATAAGGCATTTTTCTCAGTCTCCCAAAGGCCAGAAGTGAAAAGCCTTCTTGTTGGCCTACAGTTAAAGCTTGGGATGAAGGATTCTTCTCATGCTTATGAGCTGCAAGACATTATTGATTGCCTTAGAGAACACCTCAAACACAAGAG GTACTTTATTGTAGTTGATGACTTGTGGGATCAACAAGCATGGGATATTATTAGTTGTGCCTTTCCTGACAATAGTACCGGAAGTAGAGTAATGGTAACCACACGATTGGATGATGTAGCTGTCAAAGCGTGTCAGAGTGACCGTGCCTGCATTTACAGAATGAAGCCACTCAAAGAACAAGACTCAAGAAAATTATTTTTTGATAGAGTATTTGGGTCTGAAAATGTATGCCCATCACAGCTCAAAGAAATTTCGGTCGAAATTCTCAGGAAGTGTGGCGGGTTGCCACTTGCAATTATCACAATAGCTAGCCTATTAGCTAGCCATGAAGCAAGATTGTTGAATGAATGGGAGATCATAAAGAATTCTCTTGGTACCAAGTTTGTCACAAAACCCACCTTGGAGGAGATGAGGGGTATACTGAACCTTAGCTACATGCATCTTCCTGTTTATCTCCGCCCGTGTTTTTTGTATCTTGGCATGTATCCAGAAGACCGTGAGATTGAGAGGGATGACCTAGTTCGGCAATGGATAGCCGAAGGCTTTGTTTGTAGTTCGCATAGAGCGGATTTGGATGATGTTGCAAAAAGTTATTTCAATGAGCTTGTCAATAGAAGTATGATTCAGCCCGGAAGAACATCTTATGGGGAGGTACTTTCTTGCAGAGTGCACGATATGATGCTTGATTTGATCTTAAGCAAGAGTACAGAAGATAATTTTATCAGTGTAGCATATAACTGTGaagacatggcaagattgcacaGTTGGAAGTACAAGGTTCGTCGATTATCCCTCCAATCAAGTGTAGGTGGTGCAACATCGGAGACCCTTGCTACTAGCATGACACAAGTTCGATCATATGTGCAGTTTACAAAGTCCCAATACACACCTCCCCTTTCAAAGTTTAAGTATCTACGGGTGCTTGCCTTTGAGTTCCCTTCGCTTTTGCAAACGACAATTGACCTCACAGCAATTGGCCATTTGTTTCTACTGAGATATTTGAAGGTTTCAGGCACATATGTAGTTGTAGCTTTCCCAGCAGAAATTCAAGGGCTTGTGCATTTGGAAACTCTCGTGGTAAATTCCGAGCGGACAGAAAGCTTTCCTTCAGACATAAGTTGTTTGCCCAACCTGTTTCATCTGGTGCTTCCAAGACGTATAGGGCTGCCTAAAGGGATCAAGAAGATGAGATCAATCCGCACCCTGAGTTGTTGGGAGATGTCAGAGAGTTCGCTTGAGGATATCAAAGGCCTTAGCGAGTTGACCAATCTAAGGGAATTGTACTTAAGCATGCCTTTAAACAAGTGCTTGACCTTGGAACAAGAGGATGCTTTGGTGTCCTCCATCAGAATGCTCCGAGACCTCAAGTGCCTTGAGCTCAATTGGATGCGTGGATGTGGTGACCCTAACAGCCAGCTATACTCCTTACATGGTCCTCCTCGCCGTCTCGAGGTACTCCATCTGCCATGGTTGGAGTTCAGAAGAGTTCCCACATGGATCGGTGAACTATGTTGCCTCCGGATGCTCGATCTGAAGGTGTTGCACCTGTCGTGTGATGAGTTTCGTGTTCTTGGCGAGCTCCCATCCCTCGTCTATGTCAAGCTCTACGTGGTAGATGTCTCGCAAGACAAAGTTGTGGTTGGCATGGGGTTGTTCCCAGTTCTGgagcacttttattttgagtGTGCCAAAGACGtgaatgtgtatctgagctttgAGGCAGGAGCTATGCCCAAGGTACAAACGCTCAGCCTGAACTCCAGCTGGGGAGCGTGGAGAGGTGCTACACCGGTCGGCATGGAGTGCCTGCCCTGCCTCCACAAAATCAAACTGATGCATGTCTGGCCCAGGCTTGGTGTACACGCTAAACTCGAGTCTGCCTTCAAGGGTGCCGTAAGCCTGCACCCAAGGCATCCCTCTGTTACTTTTTGTTAG